DNA sequence from the Streptomyces cinnabarinus genome:
CAGGACGGACGAGGAGCGGGAGGTGCTGCGGGACGTCGCACATATGCTCGTGCAGGAACGCGACCCCGTGGATGCGCTGTCCGGGCAGCCGCTGCCGTCGACCAGGCCGACGGACCACCCCGACACCCTCAACCTGTTGCGGGCGTTCGCCGGACACAAGCTGGCCCATGAGGTTCGCGCGGTGGTGGACTCGCACGACAGCCGGGCGGCTCGTACCGCACGCCCCACCCCTCTCTCGCACGACCTGCTCACAGCGCTGGAGGCGAGCGGGGCCCGACCGGCCGTGGTGACCGACCGAGCTACGGAAGCGGTCACGTGGTACCTGCGGCGAGGCCGCCTGATCGACCATGTGCCGGGGGGTGTGTACGGCCGTTCCTCCGACCTCACCCGGCTGATGCCCCATCCGCACGTCCTGCTGGAGGCGCTCGCAGCGCCCGCCGCCGCCTGTGTCCTGATCGCCTCGACCGTCGCCGAACAGGCGGCCGCTCGCAGCATCGGCCTGCCGTTCATCGGCTACGCGCCGACCAGCAGGACCCGGCGCCAACTCCTCGCGGCGGACAGCAAGGTGCTGCTCACACCCAGCCTCACCCGACTCCTCGAAGCCGCCCGCTCCCGCTGACCTGACAGAACATTCACAAAGGACATAAGCGACAAAACCCCCCATTCAGCGGCGCCCCACCCGGCCCACCACAACACGCGCCCCCTCCCCACGCCCCCGCACGATTCCAGTGAGGCCCGCCGCCCGGCGGCCCACGCTCTCGGGAGGCCTGCCATGACCGCCAGTCTGGAGCAGCTGCGCCGCTGCCACTTCGCCGTCGACCTGGGCGCGGCGAGGACGCGGGTGTACGTGAAGGGGGCCGGGCTCGTCGTCGACCAGCCCTCCGCCGCCGCCGTGAACACCCGGACCGGCGCGCTGATCGCGGTCGGCGAGTTCGCGGAGAAGATGACCGGCCGTACGCCCGACTACATCCGGGTCGTCCGTCCCGTCTCCGGCGGCACGGTGGTCGACATCGAGATGGCGCAGCGCATGCTGCGGCACCTTCTCGGCGACAAGATCCGCCGCGCCCTGCGCCGCAAGCCGCGGCTGCGGGCCGCCGCCTGCACCCCGCACGACGCCGATCCGCTGGCGCAGCGCGCGGCCATCGAGACGCTGGTCGGGCTCGGGGCACGGCGGGTGGAGCTGGTGGACACGCTGATCGCGGCGGCCGTGGGCTGCGGGCTGCCCGTGGAGCAGCCAGAGGCCACGATGGTCATGGTGTGCGGTGCGGCGGCGACCCAGGTCGCCGTGCTCTCCCTCGGCTCGATCGTGACCGCCGAGCGGATCGCGGTCGGCGGCGAGGCCGTGGACCACGCGATCGTCCAGCACCTGCGCCACCAGCACGAGTTGGTGCTGCCGAGCCAGTCGGTACGGCCGCTCCAGCTCGCCCTGTCCGGCAACGGGCTCACCCCGCACGGGCCGGCGTCGACGGAGATCCACGGCCGGGACGTCGCCACCGGCCTGGCCCGCTCGGTCCAGGTCGACACCGCCGCCGTACGGGACGCCATCCAGACCCCGCTCACCGCCGTGCTCGACGGGATCGGCAAGGTGCTGCGGGACTGCCCGCCCGATCTGGTCGCCGACCTCGCGGACCGGGGGATCATGATGGTCGGCGGCAGCGCGCTGCTGCCCGGGTTCGACCAGATGCTGCGCCAGGCCACGGGCATGCCCGTGCACATCGCCGAGCGGCCGGACGTGTGCGCCGTCCAGGGTCTCGGCACCATGCTGGAGGGCAAGATCGCGCCGCTGGAGCTGGACCCGCTGGCCACCTGAGCCCGCCGCGGCCTACCTCACCTCCGCGATCGCCGCGCTCAGCTCCGCGGCCAGGCGCTCGGCCGTGCCCATGTCCTTGCGGTCCGCCGCCTCCCGGGCCTCCGTCAGGGTCGCCGTGACGTGCCGCGCCGCCGCCGAGTCGTCCCGCAGGCGTTGCCAGGTCAGTTCCATGCTGGTGACGTCGCCCGCGACCGCCCCCGCGTCGCCCTCCTCCGCGTCGATCCCCGACTGCCGTGCCCACAGGTCGAACCGGTCCAGATCCACGGCCCGTAGGGACTCGTAGCGCAGTCGCAGATCCCCCACGTCCTGCGCGACCCGCAGGGCCGCCTCACCCGGCTCCTCCCCCGTCAGCGCCTCGACGTCCCGGGTCGTCTGCCGCGACAGCAGCGACGGCACCGCGTCCGAGGCGAGGTAGGTCCGCCAGGCGCTCCGGACCGCCCGCGCGTCGCCGTCCGTCACCGCGCCGTCCTGCGCCGCCCGAGCCGCCCGGTCCAGCGCGGTCAGCTCGGCGGGCACCGCACGATCCGGCGCCGCGTCGGTGGGCACCGCGAGCGACACCGCCTCCAGGTCGCCGCCCTCCGTGCCGGTCGAGAACTCCCCGTAGCCAGGCGCGAAGACCTTCTCCTCGGTGGAGCCGTCCATGTGCACCTCGGTGACGGTGATCGCGCCGTCCACCTCTCCGTACGGCCCCTGGACGGTCCGGTCCACGGCCTTCACCGTGACCTCCTCGAACACCACCCCGGGCTGGTTCTCCGGCCGGTACACATCCCCCTCCGCCGGATCCGACGGCATGATCATCGCCGCCGGGGCCCGGTCCCGGCCCGCCTGCCAGGTGCCGTCCGTGTTCTCGACGACACCGTCCTCGTAGTTGAAGACGTCCTCCCCGAGGTACCAGACCGACCCGTCGTCCGCCTGGGCGTACCAGTCGAGGGCGACCTCGTGGATCCGGCCGTCGGAGTAGGCGGCGTACTGCGAGGTCAGGGCGGATACCGAGGTGCCGTCCCAGGTGATGGTCTTGCTGCCCGGCAGCACGCTCACCTCCGTCCGGAACACCTCCCCGTCCGTCTGGCCGCCCATGATCACCTGGTCCACCAACGCCGTCGGGTGCAGGGGGTTGGTGATCCGCGTCGGGTGGGTGAAGACCGGCTCGGCCAGATCCACCCGGTCGCCGCGAGGCGCCAGCGGCAGGCACTCCTTGCCCGTCTCCCCCGTGTCCTCGTCGACGACCCGCACGCACTCCCCGGCCCCCGCGTCCCCGGAACAGGCCCCGGCCAGCAGCACCGCGATCCCCGCCACCGCCCCCGGCCACAGCAGCCTCCGCCGATCGTTCATGGCGGCCTCCTCACCTCGGGCCCCGTACGACAGACCCTCCCGCACACCCGCTGAACGAACCCTGAACGCCCCTGAACGCGCTGTCAGAAACCGTGGGTGAGCAGATCACCGGGCGGGCGGGCGCTCACTCCCCCGCCGACGGCAGCGTCACCAGGAATCTCGCCCCGCCCGAGGCGCTCTCCCCCGCCTCCGCGCGGCCCCGGTGCGCCGCCGCCACCTCCGCGACGATCGCGAGGCCGAGACCGGCGCCGCCCGCCGCGCGCACCCGGGACTCGTCGAGCCGGACGAAACGTTCGAAGATCCGCTTCCGGTCGGCGGGCGGCACACCCGGGCCGTCGTCCTCCACCGCCAGCCGCACCTGCCCGTCGCCGGTGTCCGTCAGCGCGATCGTCACGCGTGTGCGGGCGTGGCGGGCCGCGTTCTCACCGAGGTTGCCGACCAGGCGCCGCAGCGCGTCGGAGTCGCCGGTGACCCGGGCCGCGCCCACGCCGGTGCTGTCGACGGTCAGGTCCGTGGCCTTCGCGCGCAGCCGCCGTACCTCCTCCAGGACCAGGTCGTCGAGGTCCACGGGGCGCCGGGTCGTGGCGAGGGCGCTCTCGTCGGCGCGGGCGAGGAGCAGCAGATCGTCGACCAGCCGCTGCATCCGTACGGCCTCCTCCCGCACCGTCCCGGCCAGCGCCGCCGCGTCCGCCCGCGCGGGGTGCGCGAGCGCCACCTCGGCGTGCTGGCGGACCGTCGCGACCGGAGAGCGCAGCTCGTGGGAGGCGTCCGAGACGAACCGGCGCTGCGCGGCCTCGGCACGGGCCACCCGCCCGAGCGCCCGGCCTACGGCCGCCCAGGTCGCGGCGGCCGCGAGCACCAGCAGCACCGGAACGCCGATCAGCAGCAGCCGGGTCACGGTCCCCGTCGCCTCGGCCACCCCCGCGGGCGCCCGGCCGTCCAGCACCGTCAGCGCGCGGTCGCCGTCCCGCGCGCCGACCGCGACGACCAGGAACGCGTCCTCGTCCAGTCCGGTCTCCACCGTCGTGGTGCCGCCGGGCGCCAGCCGGGCCAGCGGCGGGCGGCCCTCGATGTTGTCGCTGGACGCCACCACCGTCCCGTCCGCGGCCACGACCTGGAGGAACTCCTCGTCGTCGGCGGACACCGCCAGCGTGGGCACACCGCGGCCCGCCTCGATCACCCGGGCCACCTCACCGGCCCGGTCCCGGGCCGCGTCCCGGACGTCGTTGCTCAGCTCGGTGCGCAGCCCCAGGACCAGGGCGACACCCCCGGCGACCAGCGCGAGCGCCACCGCCAGCACGGCGATGACCGTGGCCCGCACCCGCACGGCCCGCAGCTGCCGCCGGGCCTGCTCACCGGTCCCCGGGGTCATCTCGCACCAGCCGGTAGCCATGCCCCCGGACCGTCACCAGCGACCGCCGGCCGAAGGGCCGGTCGACCTTGTTGCGCAGCCGCCGCACATACACCTCGACGATGTTCGGGTCGCCCTCGAAGTCGTCGCCCCACACCTGGTCGAGGATGGTCCGCTTGGCGACCGCCTCGCCCGCCCGGCGCAGCAGGAACTCCAGGACCGCCAGCTCCCGCGCCGTCACCTCGATGTCCCGTCCGGCCCGGCTGACCGTCCGGGTCGCCGGGTCGAGCCGCAGGTCACCGGCGGTGAGCACGGCGGGCCGCTGGTGGGCGTCGCGGCGCAGCAGGGCGCGCAGCCGGGCCAGGAGCACGCCGTAGGAGACCGGCTTGGTCAGATAGTCGTCGGCGCCGGTGTCCAGGCCCTCGATCTCGTCCCACTCGCCCTCCTTGGCGGTGAGCATGAGGATCGGGGTCCAGTCCCCGGCGCCGCGCAGCTCCCGGCAGACGCGGTAGCCGTTGAGGCGCGGCAGCATGATGTCGAGGACGATGGCGTCGTAGGCGTGCTCGCGGGCCAGCCACAGCCCGTCGACGCCGTCGAGCGCGACATCGACGGCGAAGCCCTCGGCCTCCAGCCCGTCCCTGAGCCCGGCCGCGAACCGCTCCTCGTCCTCGACGACCAGCACGCGCACCTTCTCACGCTAGCTCTTCCAGCAGGGCCGTGAAGCTTCGCGCCCAGCCTTCGACGGTCGCCGCGGTGAACAGGTCCGTCGAGTACTCGAAGGTGACCTCGATCCCCTCCTTCCCGGGCACCAGCACCACGTACAGCTCGTTGCGTGCCACGCCCGGCATGGGCAGGCCCGTCACACGCGTCCGCAGCGGGGGCAGTTCGAGGACCGGGGGCGGGGTCGTGACCACCGTGAACAGGACGGTCGGGAACAGCTCCGGGCCCGGCTCCACCAGCTCCACGACCTCGGTCAGCGGCAGCTCCTGGTGGTCGAGGGCGGTGAACAGGCTCTCGGCCAGCTGGGTCACCAGGTCTTCGAAGTTCTCGGTCCGGCGTG
Encoded proteins:
- a CDS encoding rod shape-determining protein gives rise to the protein MTASLEQLRRCHFAVDLGAARTRVYVKGAGLVVDQPSAAAVNTRTGALIAVGEFAEKMTGRTPDYIRVVRPVSGGTVVDIEMAQRMLRHLLGDKIRRALRRKPRLRAAACTPHDADPLAQRAAIETLVGLGARRVELVDTLIAAAVGCGLPVEQPEATMVMVCGAAATQVAVLSLGSIVTAERIAVGGEAVDHAIVQHLRHQHELVLPSQSVRPLQLALSGNGLTPHGPASTEIHGRDVATGLARSVQVDTAAVRDAIQTPLTAVLDGIGKVLRDCPPDLVADLADRGIMMVGGSALLPGFDQMLRQATGMPVHIAERPDVCAVQGLGTMLEGKIAPLELDPLAT
- a CDS encoding sensor histidine kinase, yielding MATGWCEMTPGTGEQARRQLRAVRVRATVIAVLAVALALVAGGVALVLGLRTELSNDVRDAARDRAGEVARVIEAGRGVPTLAVSADDEEFLQVVAADGTVVASSDNIEGRPPLARLAPGGTTTVETGLDEDAFLVVAVGARDGDRALTVLDGRAPAGVAEATGTVTRLLLIGVPVLLVLAAAATWAAVGRALGRVARAEAAQRRFVSDASHELRSPVATVRQHAEVALAHPARADAAALAGTVREEAVRMQRLVDDLLLLARADESALATTRRPVDLDDLVLEEVRRLRAKATDLTVDSTGVGAARVTGDSDALRRLVGNLGENAARHARTRVTIALTDTGDGQVRLAVEDDGPGVPPADRKRIFERFVRLDESRVRAAGGAGLGLAIVAEVAAAHRGRAEAGESASGGARFLVTLPSAGE
- a CDS encoding response regulator transcription factor, whose amino-acid sequence is MRVLVVEDEERFAAGLRDGLEAEGFAVDVALDGVDGLWLAREHAYDAIVLDIMLPRLNGYRVCRELRGAGDWTPILMLTAKEGEWDEIEGLDTGADDYLTKPVSYGVLLARLRALLRRDAHQRPAVLTAGDLRLDPATRTVSRAGRDIEVTARELAVLEFLLRRAGEAVAKRTILDQVWGDDFEGDPNIVEVYVRRLRNKVDRPFGRRSLVTVRGHGYRLVRDDPGDR